The bacterium genome contains the following window.
ATAACGGGCAATATAATATTTTATTTTTCATGAAGTTAAATCGAGAACAAATAAACACAAACCTACAATATAAAATTACACATTTTTTATTAAATCACACTTATTTCAATATTTTCCTCTTGCATTATTTACATTCAAAGTCTATATTAATATTCGAAATTCACAGGAACTATTGATGTTGCAGAAACTATCAATTATTTTAAATCAGCTTGTTTTAAGGGCATATTCTTTGTCTTTTTGCAAGTTTATAAATTATTCAGGCTAATAAATACTTTTGGGATTTTTTTATTAAGCCGCCCGATTAATACAAAATCCAAGCGGCTTAATGTTGCTTTATTTCAGAGAAATTTTGTTATCAATAATAATATCACCCGTAATCTGCTTTAGCTTTAGTTCATTAATTTTAGCACTATATTTACTTGTTTGCAGAACATTTTTGGATTTTATCAAATTAAGCTGTGCTTCACGAAATTGAGTTGTAGTAACCTGCCCTAATTGATAGAGGTCATGAGTTCTTTTAAAATTTAATTCAGCGGCTTTCAAGTTCTGGGTTTCAAGTTTTAAAAGTAACCTACTATTTTTGTAAGCTTCGTATGCATTTATTACGGAGCGCTCCAGTCTTCGTTTTGAAAGTTTTTCCAATATGGATTGATTTTCCGCTAATAATTTAGAATTCTGAAAAGCAATTCTCATCTGCCCGCCGTTAAAAACAGGCAAGCTTACATTAAGACCTGCTCTGATTGTTTTTGACATATTATCAAAACCAATAGAATTATTCTGTCCGGTCCGGCTGTATCCTACTGACCCTGTTAAATCAAATCGCGGCAGCATTTGTGAGAAAGCACTTATTTTGCTGTATTTTGCCTGTTTCTTCTGCTCAATAGCAATAAGATATTCAGCATTTTCTTTTTCTGCTTTGAATAGAAGATTTTCCAGATTTTCTATTTTTAAAAAAGTAACTGTAGTATCAACAGTAAACTGTAGTTTTATTTCACGATTCAATAGTTCGTTTAGATTTCTTCTTGCCTGATTCCATAAAAATATTGAATTTACAACATTTACGCTGTCAGTGTTAACTGCAACATTTGCAGAAAGAACGTCAATGCTGGTTCCGCTGCCGTATACATTCTTTTCTTCAGCCCTTTTAAATCGCTCCTTGCTTATCTGTAAAGCTTCAACAGCAATGTTTAATCCTTCAAAAGAAGAAGCTGCCTGATAATATGCCTGCCCCACAAGCAAAATTGTATTTTCAATATTTTTTCGTGCTTCTATAAGGCCCATTCTGCCTGTTGACAAAACTTTTTTCAGCCTGTAAATATTACCCATTCCATCAAAAATTGTGTATGAGATATTTGCACCTACACTGCTTGTTGTATAAATTCCGGAATTTACCCCCGGTGCATCAGAATCCGTATAGTTTACACCACCGGAAACGGAAAAACGGGGCAGTATTTCAGCCTTTGCTGCAGAGGCAGTGTTCCTGGCAATTTCAGCACTGTTTTTAGCAACAGAAATCTGCATATTTTCTTTTAAAGCAATTGAAACTGCCTGTGACAGATTGAGCTTTTGTTGTGCAGTCACCGTAGAATGGAATATTAAAAACAATCCAAAACCAAATATAAATTTTTTCATAGTATTTCTCCGTTGTACCTTCTTAGTTTGATTGTTCCTTAAGGAATAATTCTTCCTTAACAGCTGGTTCAACCTCTTCTCTTGAAACCGGCCTTCTCTTTATTGTACTTATTAACAGCACTTTAAGTTTGTTTACAATAGACAACATGGCTGGCATCATAAGAAGTGTCAATAAAGTGCCAAATAAAAGCCCGTAAGCAACAGAAATAGCCATTGGAGAAAAAAATTGAGCTTGATGTCCTCTTAAAAAAACAAGCGGGCCCAATCCGGCAATTGTGGTTAATGATGTTAACATAACCGGCCTGAACCTTGAAGTGCCTGCATGCATGAGAGCATCTGTGAATGTTTCCCCATTCTTCAATCGCCTGTTCATTGCACTAACTAACACTAATGAGTCATTTACGATAATTCCGGCAAGTGCAATAGCTCCAAACCAGGACAGCATACTGACAATATACCCCTGAATAAAATGCCCCCACAGCACACCGATAAAACTAAAGGGGATTAATATAAACACTAAAATTGCCTGAAGAAACGATCTGAATGTGATTACAATTATCAGAAACATTATAAGCAGCATTACAGGTACTATATCTCCTATTGATTTCATAGTTTTCGCATTTTCCCTGCTTTGTCCTTCAAATAAGAATTGAATATCAGGATAATGATGTTGAATTTTTGGCAGAATTTCTTTTTTAATTTGACCCAAAATTGCAGGTACGGATTCTTTTGGATTGCTGATATCAGCTTCAACTTTAACTACTCTTTGAGCATTAATATGATTAACAGTCATTATGCCGTGTTTTATAGTAAAATCTGCTATTTCTCCCAATGGGTATTCCTTGCCTCCAGGTAACCGTATGCGCATCTGATCCAGATTCTCCAGCGTAGTTCTGTTGTCTTCTTTGTATCTTACCCAAATCTTAACTTCATCAATACCCCGCAAAATTCGCTGCGCTTCTCCTCCAAAAAATCCTGACCTAACCTGATCAAGTACCTGAGAGGTTGTAAGCCCAAGTGCAAGTGCCTTTTGCTTGAGAGATATTGTTACTTCTCTTAACCCGGGCGGGTCATCATCTACAACATCTTTTAGCATCTCAAGCTCTCTCATATCGCTTTTCAGCTCTTCTGTTGCTGCTCTCAGCTGGTCCAGATTATTTGAAGCAATGGCAATAGATACAGGTTTACCCCAGTGCCCTCTTCCGCCAAATTCCAACTTTTCCGCTTTATCAATTCTGCCGACGACTTTTCTGATTCGGTTGCCTGTTTCCATTGCTGACCACTTTCGTTTTCCACTTGCAATAAGGGTGACAGACAATCTGCCCTGATGTGTTCCCGGACCTATTCTCCTTGACTGAGAAAGAATAACATCTACATCATCACCTGTTTCTTTCCTGTAAACATTATTTAATGTCTGGATTCTTGGCTCCATTTGTGCAAGAAGACTGTCAGTAACAGAAACAGGTGTACCAGCAGGTAATTCCAGTGTAACATTAACATTTCTGCCTTCAATATAGGGGAAAAACGTAGTTTTTAAAACACCTCCTTTTAATGCACCCATAGTAATCAGCAGTGCAGCTATTGGGACAGCCAAAGTTATGTAAGGATGTTTAAGAGTGTATTTTAAAGCCGGAGAATAGATTCTATCCCTTACAAAATGCATCCACGATTCTACCCATTTTTCAATAGCTGTTTTTTCTCTTTCAGACAATGCTCTTGAATGTGCAATATGAGCGGGAAGGATAAATGCAGCTTCAATCAGGGATACAAGAAGGGCTGCAACAACAACGAACGCAAGATCCCCTGCTCTGTCTCCCAAGCCGCCTTTAAGAAAGAAAAATGCAGTAAAAATTACCACAGTAGTTAAAACAGAAGCTATAACAGAGGGTAAAACCTCCACAGTACCTTTAAATGCTGCATTAACAGGCTTTTCTCCTCTTTCATGATGCTGATAGATGTTTTCTGCTATAACAATACCATCATCAACAAGTATACCAAGAACCAGAATCATTGCCATTAGAGACATTACGTTTATAGTTAATCCATAAAAAGGGCCTATCATAACCATGCCTGCAAAAGCAACAGGAATACCAAGTGCTACCCAGAATGACAAACGCGGATTCAGTGATATCGAAAGGATAAAAATAACAAGTACAATACCAATAAGCATATTCCGAGACAATAGATCAACTCGTTCCTGAATTATTTCACTTCCGTCACGGACTACATAACCTTTTATATTATCATGAGTTTTATTAAATGAAGCAATAAATGATTTAACTGTCCTGGCAACGTAAAATAGATCTTCCTGGTTAGTATTCTGTACTGTGATAAGTACTGCAGGTTTTCCGTTCTGATAAACACGGTTTGGATTTTCTGACCATCTGTCAATTACATCAGCTACATCTTTCAGTCGAATTATAGTCCCGTCCTTCGTCGATCTTACAACAAGATTTTTTATTTCTGATGCATGATAACCCTTTTCATTAGCACGAATGAGGAATTCCTCTTTTTTACCTTTGATTTTACCGCCTGTTATTTTTACATTTCCCCTTTTGACAGCATTTTTTATTTCATCAAATGTCAACTGGTATGCACGCATATCATTTTCTCTTACACCAATCTCAATCTCCTCTGCAGGAAATCCCGAAAGAGAAACCTTTGATATACCATCATGGGCTAACAGTTTCCTTTCCACCCTCCTGGCTTCTTTTTTTAAATCCAGCAGTTTGACATCTCCTGCCAGTACAAAATCAATGGCAAAATTTCGTGTTTCCTGACGAAATATAGTTATTCTTTCCATTCCTGTTGGGAAAGTACTTATCTGATTTACAGCATCTTTTACATCCTGCATTACAATATTAATATCGTAATCCACCAGAACAGTAACCGTTATTGAACAGCTGTTTTCACGAGATACTGATGTTACCCGCTCAATACCAGTAACGCCTTTTAAATTATCTTCAATTTTTAAAACAATTGCTTCTTCTATCTCTTCAGGTGATGATCCGGGATAAGAAGCATTAATCATTATTATTCTGCTGGGAATAAGAGGGAAAAACGTAGTTTTTAAATTACTGAAACCTACCCAGCCAAACAGGAAAATAGCAACAATAATTACATTACCCAGAATTGGATATTTAATAAATTTTTGAATAATGCCGTTCATCTGCCAACCCCCTGTTTTTTATCCAGGGGTTTCTTATTTTGATTGACGAGTGAATTATTCTTTCCATTATTTCCCTGAAGCATAAAACCGGGCCTTGCCCAATCGGTTTTTTCATCTAATAAAATTTCCCCGTTCTCAATGCCCTTTACTATTACAAAATCGCCTTTCTGTGCAACAACTTTTATTTTTCTTGCTTCAAGAATATTATTTTTAATGATGAACACACTATTATTTTCATCAAGTAAGGCTTTTGATATTTTCGCTGCATTTTCAATTGGATCAGTGCTGATTACAGCAGTCATGTATAAACCGTCTCTAAGCTTACTGTCTGTTGACTCAAGATATACTCTGACAGTCTGGGAAGGGTCAATAACGGTGTTTACTCTTGAAACAAACGCGTTAAAATTCCCCGGAATATCTTCCGAATAAAGAACTGCTTTTTGTCCGGGTTTTATTCTCGATACTTGTTTAATAGATGCAAAAGCTTTCATCTCAAATCTGTCTGATGATGTTAAAGTTGCTATTTTTTGTCCTGTTCTAATTAGTGTTCCGGGGTTGATATCACCATCACTTATAACACCGCTAAACGGAGCAGTTATTGTATATTTTGCCAGAGTCTCTTCCATTGATCTAACTGAATAATACATCGTGTACAGATTTCTTGACGCAATATAGTATTTTTCAGTATTATCAAAAGGTTCGGGGAGAGGCTGCAAAGGCAAATCCAGATTAAATTTATTAAGATAATTTTTCCATTCGTCAGCGCTTTTTGGGTAATCGATTGAAAGGTCAGGTATCAATTGTGTCATTTGATTAAGCAGGCTGCTTTTTTGAGATAAAACATTATTTTTATATATCCGGTCATCAATTTTCAGTAGAATCTCACCTTTTTTATAATAGTTGCCAGGTTTCAGCCTTTTTTCTGAATTAATAACGAGGCCTGAAACCTCAGCGTAAACATCGACTTTATTATAAGCATTCAGAGGACCGGTTAATTTAACAGGAATTGAGATTTGACTGTTTTTAACAACCAATGTTTTAATTGTAGGTTTGTTTTTTGTTTGAGGTTTTCTTTGTATCCCCTCTTTCTGCTTGCTAAGTAAATTGCTTATTATAATACTACTTAGGATTATTACAACAAAAATTAACAAATTTTTGTATTTCTTCATAATACCTCCATTGAAATTAAATTTATCAAAAAAACAAACTATTTCTTAAATTTCATTTAACGGCAGTTCCAGTACAGCCCTTGTTCCATCTTTTATGCTTTCAATTGTAAGATTACCATTATGTTCTTCAGTAATTCTTTTTGCAAGGCTTAAACCCAGCCCATATCCTCCGCCTGATTTTGCACGTGATTTGTCAACTCTGTAAAATGGCTCAAATATAAATGGTAAATCCTCATCTGGTATGCTCTGCCCCCTATTTTCAATAATTATTTTCAATCTTGAGTTTTTTTGCTGAACAATCATTTTTACAGAATCAGGTTTCTGATCTGAAAACTTAACAGCATTTGTCAACAGATTGGATAGAAGTATTCCAAGTCTTTTTTCGTCACCTTTTATGTATGTATCCGGAATATTATCAACACCTATTTTATGAGTGGATATTTTCAAATCATGCAAAATGGATTCAATTAATGTTTTTAATTTAATATCCTTAAAAACAAGGGAACCGTGAGGGCTTGCAAGTCTTTCCGTCTCAAGAATTTCTGTAATCATAATTTCAATTTCACGAATATCTGAGGAAATTTCAAATTTTTCAGGGCAGTCCTGCATCATCTCAAGAGAAATCTTTACTCTTGTAAGTGGTGATCTTAGTTCGTGGCTTACGTCAAGAAGCAGTCTGTCACGAGCCTTTATCATCTCCTTTATTCTTTCTACCATTAGTCCGAATGAAGTGATTAATTTGCCAAGCTCATCTCTCCTTTTTGTTTTTGTGATAAACTCAAGATGTCCTTCAGCTAAATTACGTACACCTGCATCCAGGTTTTTTATTGGTTTAAGAAGCCACCTGATTTGTATAAACATGAAAAGAATTATAATAATTGATACTACAAAGTTTGCAATAAGAATCATTTCTGCTGCATGGTATACTCCCTCACGTTTGTTCTGCAGAGCAATTAAAAATTTTCCGTCTTTTACAGGCAGTATAACAAATAATCCTTTATCAAATCCTGCTTTTATGCGGGGCGCTTTTATGTAATCAGGGATTTTAATGTCTGTAAAATCTGGCATTTCAGTTGAGCTTTTCCATGAAAAATTTCTTCCTTGATATCTTAGCTCCATAAAAAGGCTATCAGTCAATGCTTTTGCTTTTAAAGTATCAGGGGGATTGCCAACTTGTTCTACCATATATCTTGCCATTGTAACAGCCATTTGCTGCATCTTAGGAAAGGCGGCTTTTTTAATAAAAATGTCCTGACTTATTTTAAGGGAATAAGAATAGAAAAAAAGTCCAAAAAGGAATACAAGTAAAATTTTTGTAAAAAGAGAGAAATGCAGTTTTTTAATCAGTTTATTCATAATTTTATTCTCTTCCGATAAACATATAACCGCTTCCGTGTAATGTTTTAATAAACTTGGGTTTTTTCGGATCGTCACCTAATTTATTACGCAGCCTGCTAATAAGTACGTCTATGGATCTGTCAAATGTTTCCCACTCCATGCTTTTAATAGCATTTAAAATTGTATTTCTGTCCAATAGGCGGTACTGATTTTCACATAAAAATTTAAGCAGTCTAAACTCTATATGGGTCAAATTTACATCTTTTCCATTCATGCTGACCGTCTGGCTTCTGTTGTCAATTTCAAGTTCCCCGAAATTTATGTGTTGTTCATTAATCTTATCAACTGGATGTTTCCTTCTTAAAACTGTCTGGATCCTTGCAACCAGTTCTCTGGGCTCAAAAGGTTTGGGGAGATAATCATCTGCGCCAAGTTCCAGGCCGACAATCCTGTCAGATACATCCCCTCTTGCTGTAAGCATTATAACAGGAAGGTCACTTTGTTTTCTTAGCATACGAAGTACTTCAAATCCATCCATTTCAGGAAGCATTACATCTAAAATAACAAGATCAATCTTATGCTTTTTTACAAAAGAAAGCAATTTATTCGGATGTTCTATTGAGTCAGAATCAAAATCAAATTGTTTTAGATACCGAACAAGCCTGGAACCCAGTTCCAAATCATCATCAACAATTAATATTTTGGCTTTTGCCATAATAAGCCTTCCTTAAATTAATAACTCAATTGCTGTACTTAATATAACACATAGATGTTACAGCATTATTTCCATATTGTAACAAATTGTAACGGCCTAAAAATATACTAAAAAATCTGAATTATATCTAATTTTTATGAAGTATTACAACACAGCAATCTGAAAGGGTTAATTTTGATTGACGACATTTATAAGTACCGTCTGACGACAATTAAAATTCCCGGTTTTTCAAGAGTAAAATTGGTAAACTATCCAAGTTCCCAAATTAAGAATGGAGGCTTGGATGAACCTCCCTGGTTCCCAAACTCCAGTTTGGGAACCTATTTTCGAAAGAAACTCTGTTTCTTTAACATTATCATAAGTGATCAATAATTAGAGATAGGTATAAAATTTATAAATAAGAAGGTATTCATTTTCTCGCTTCAACCATTATTGAATGGCTGCCTGTTTTTACCAGCAAAGTTTCACATTAAAAGAACGTTCCCAAACAGGAGTTTGGGAACGAGATTCAGGATGGGTTAATCACAAATGTATGTGATCCTCCACCCACACCCCTCTGGATGCCCGTTTTCACGGGCATGATAGGTTTGAGGATTTTTTTGCCGGCATCTGAAAATCTCCGCCCGGAAATGTGACTGTAGGGTCTGTATCAAAAGTCGATTTGAAATCATTAAAAGGAGCGAAGCGACATAGCAATCTCAGGAATTGAGCACGAATTGAAGAGATTGCTTCGCAAAAAGACGCTCGCAATGACAGGGTTAGGACTTTTGATACAGCCCCTAATTCAATCTAATGACCAATAAAAATAGCTTTTCTGTTGCAAAACTCACATATAAAAAAGTTTTTACTGCATCTGTCTGATACGAATTTCGCAGTCTTTTTTTATCTTTAATAGTTCGATAATTTGATTGACATCCGTTTTTCCGTAGTGGTATGGGTACAGTATTTTCGGATTAAACAGTTTGACGGCATCAGCAACCATTTCCGGAGACATAGTGTAAGGAAGATTCATAGGAAGAAATGCAATGTTAATTTGGCCGTTAAGCAGTTTCATTTCAGAGATGTTTTCTGTATCACCTGCAATGTACACTTTTTTATCACCAAATTTCAAAACATACCCGTTACCCATTCCTTTCGGATGAAACAGCTCTCCATTCTTTCTCCTGTGAACAATATTGTATGCTGGTACAGCTTTAACAGGAATTCCTTTTACTGTAGTCTCGTCCCCATTGTTCAGGACAATAGTTTTATCGAGTTTATCAGCAACAAGTTTTGTGCAGATAATATCTGTCCCTTTCTGTCTAATCTTATTAATTGCATCCGAATCAAAGTGGTCTCCGTGCTGATGAGTAATCAAAATAATATCTGCTTTTGGCATTTTTGAATAATCTGCATAACGTCCTACAGGATCAACATGAATTACAAGATGATTGAATTCGAAAACCAGCGTAGCATGTTTGATAAAAGTTATTTTAAGATCACTTTTCGAAGTTTTTATTGTATCGGTCTCAAAAGCTGATCTGTCCTGAGCATATAATACCATATTTATAAGCACAAATAAAATCATTAGTGTTTTCATAATAACCTCGCTGAAAATATTATATTTAAAATAGCTATAAATTTCCAGTAATTATTTTATCAGGCAAAGTACAATGAATGGGACAACATTAAAAATCAACCACAAGGACTTAAACAGTATCATGTTGAATAGGAATGTGGATTTAAATTTTTCCTCCGGGATATTGTATATTTTGTTAAAGACAGAATATATCCAGGAATGGGCTATTGTGTACATAATAAAACTTAGCAGAAACAGTCCCCCATTAATTATGGAACACCACAGAAAGAATTTTTGAAGAATATCAATGTTCATATTATCCTCTCCTTATTTTATTGTTTAAAAAGCAAAACTTATTTGAATACCTCCAGGAAACGAACTAACAAACATTTTCATTTTCGGTTTACAATAGCCAAGTGTATGTTCAGATTCAAAATCATGAATGTAATTATCGTAATCATTAACAGCTCTTACAGGCTGCGACCATATTTGGATTTCAGTCACTGCTGAATTGATTAAAAAATTAAGCAGACCTTCCCCAATGCTTCTTTTATACCCAAGCCACACAACAAGACCGCCGCTTAAATTTACAGCGCCTGTTAATGCATGAATCTGCCAGGATTTACCCCTTTTTTCCCTGAGAGCACTTTTTTTCAACAACTCCTCAGCTTTAATTAACTTTTTCTCTCTTTGCCCAGAAGTGGTTTC
Protein-coding sequences here:
- a CDS encoding TolC family protein produces the protein MKKFIFGFGLFLIFHSTVTAQQKLNLSQAVSIALKENMQISVAKNSAEIARNTASAAKAEILPRFSVSGGVNYTDSDAPGVNSGIYTTSSVGANISYTIFDGMGNIYRLKKVLSTGRMGLIEARKNIENTILLVGQAYYQAASSFEGLNIAVEALQISKERFKRAEEKNVYGSGTSIDVLSANVAVNTDSVNVVNSIFLWNQARRNLNELLNREIKLQFTVDTTVTFLKIENLENLLFKAEKENAEYLIAIEQKKQAKYSKISAFSQMLPRFDLTGSVGYSRTGQNNSIGFDNMSKTIRAGLNVSLPVFNGGQMRIAFQNSKLLAENQSILEKLSKRRLERSVINAYEAYKNSRLLLKLETQNLKAAELNFKRTHDLYQLGQVTTTQFREAQLNLIKSKNVLQTSKYSAKINELKLKQITGDIIIDNKISLK
- a CDS encoding efflux RND transporter permease subunit, coding for MNGIIQKFIKYPILGNVIIVAIFLFGWVGFSNLKTTFFPLIPSRIIMINASYPGSSPEEIEEAIVLKIEDNLKGVTGIERVTSVSRENSCSITVTVLVDYDINIVMQDVKDAVNQISTFPTGMERITIFRQETRNFAIDFVLAGDVKLLDLKKEARRVERKLLAHDGISKVSLSGFPAEEIEIGVRENDMRAYQLTFDEIKNAVKRGNVKITGGKIKGKKEEFLIRANEKGYHASEIKNLVVRSTKDGTIIRLKDVADVIDRWSENPNRVYQNGKPAVLITVQNTNQEDLFYVARTVKSFIASFNKTHDNIKGYVVRDGSEIIQERVDLLSRNMLIGIVLVIFILSISLNPRLSFWVALGIPVAFAGMVMIGPFYGLTINVMSLMAMILVLGILVDDGIVIAENIYQHHERGEKPVNAAFKGTVEVLPSVIASVLTTVVIFTAFFFLKGGLGDRAGDLAFVVVAALLVSLIEAAFILPAHIAHSRALSEREKTAIEKWVESWMHFVRDRIYSPALKYTLKHPYITLAVPIAALLITMGALKGGVLKTTFFPYIEGRNVNVTLELPAGTPVSVTDSLLAQMEPRIQTLNNVYRKETGDDVDVILSQSRRIGPGTHQGRLSVTLIASGKRKWSAMETGNRIRKVVGRIDKAEKLEFGGRGHWGKPVSIAIASNNLDQLRAATEELKSDMRELEMLKDVVDDDPPGLREVTISLKQKALALGLTTSQVLDQVRSGFFGGEAQRILRGIDEVKIWVRYKEDNRTTLENLDQMRIRLPGGKEYPLGEIADFTIKHGIMTVNHINAQRVVKVEADISNPKESVPAILGQIKKEILPKIQHHYPDIQFLFEGQSRENAKTMKSIGDIVPVMLLIMFLIIVITFRSFLQAILVFILIPFSFIGVLWGHFIQGYIVSMLSWFGAIALAGIIVNDSLVLVSAMNRRLKNGETFTDALMHAGTSRFRPVMLTSLTTIAGLGPLVFLRGHQAQFFSPMAISVAYGLLFGTLLTLLMMPAMLSIVNKLKVLLISTIKRRPVSREEVEPAVKEELFLKEQSN
- a CDS encoding HlyD family efflux transporter periplasmic adaptor subunit, whose translation is MKKYKNLLIFVVIILSSIIISNLLSKQKEGIQRKPQTKNKPTIKTLVVKNSQISIPVKLTGPLNAYNKVDVYAEVSGLVINSEKRLKPGNYYKKGEILLKIDDRIYKNNVLSQKSSLLNQMTQLIPDLSIDYPKSADEWKNYLNKFNLDLPLQPLPEPFDNTEKYYIASRNLYTMYYSVRSMEETLAKYTITAPFSGVISDGDINPGTLIRTGQKIATLTSSDRFEMKAFASIKQVSRIKPGQKAVLYSEDIPGNFNAFVSRVNTVIDPSQTVRVYLESTDSKLRDGLYMTAVISTDPIENAAKISKALLDENNSVFIIKNNILEARKIKVVAQKGDFVIVKGIENGEILLDEKTDWARPGFMLQGNNGKNNSLVNQNKKPLDKKQGVGR
- a CDS encoding HAMP domain-containing histidine kinase; the encoded protein is MNKLIKKLHFSLFTKILLVFLFGLFFYSYSLKISQDIFIKKAAFPKMQQMAVTMARYMVEQVGNPPDTLKAKALTDSLFMELRYQGRNFSWKSSTEMPDFTDIKIPDYIKAPRIKAGFDKGLFVILPVKDGKFLIALQNKREGVYHAAEMILIANFVVSIIIILFMFIQIRWLLKPIKNLDAGVRNLAEGHLEFITKTKRRDELGKLITSFGLMVERIKEMIKARDRLLLDVSHELRSPLTRVKISLEMMQDCPEKFEISSDIREIEIMITEILETERLASPHGSLVFKDIKLKTLIESILHDLKISTHKIGVDNIPDTYIKGDEKRLGILLSNLLTNAVKFSDQKPDSVKMIVQQKNSRLKIIIENRGQSIPDEDLPFIFEPFYRVDKSRAKSGGGYGLGLSLAKRITEEHNGNLTIESIKDGTRAVLELPLNEI
- a CDS encoding response regulator transcription factor, whose product is MAKAKILIVDDDLELGSRLVRYLKQFDFDSDSIEHPNKLLSFVKKHKIDLVILDVMLPEMDGFEVLRMLRKQSDLPVIMLTARGDVSDRIVGLELGADDYLPKPFEPRELVARIQTVLRRKHPVDKINEQHINFGELEIDNRSQTVSMNGKDVNLTHIEFRLLKFLCENQYRLLDRNTILNAIKSMEWETFDRSIDVLISRLRNKLGDDPKKPKFIKTLHGSGYMFIGRE
- a CDS encoding MBL fold metallo-hydrolase, with translation MKTLMILFVLINMVLYAQDRSAFETDTIKTSKSDLKITFIKHATLVFEFNHLVIHVDPVGRYADYSKMPKADIILITHQHGDHFDSDAINKIRQKGTDIICTKLVADKLDKTIVLNNGDETTVKGIPVKAVPAYNIVHRRKNGELFHPKGMGNGYVLKFGDKKVYIAGDTENISEMKLLNGQINIAFLPMNLPYTMSPEMVADAVKLFNPKILYPYHYGKTDVNQIIELLKIKKDCEIRIRQMQ